A DNA window from Arachis duranensis cultivar V14167 chromosome 3, aradu.V14167.gnm2.J7QH, whole genome shotgun sequence contains the following coding sequences:
- the LOC107479249 gene encoding uncharacterized protein LOC107479249 produces the protein MGCEGSRVGSSPNVGELRKSILEEAHKSGFSIHPGSTKMYQDLKTIFWWPGIKNDVAMHVSKCRTCQKVKRERFHSGNGRAYLWILYWVYQGLGQVVMLSGCCRSTDQVSSFSAYLDKLYEAGEKSLRGPEMISETTEQIKKIRSRMLEAQSRQKSYADQRQKPLEFEEGEHIFLKVTLTTRIGRSIKTKKLNPR, from the exons ATGGGTTGTGAAGGTTCAAGGGTCGGATCATCGCCAAATGTCGGGGAATTGCGAAAAAGCATATTAGAGGAAGCTCATAAGAGCGGGTTCTCCATTCATCCTGGAAGCACCAAGATGTACCAAGACCTAAAGACAATATTCTGGTGGCCAGGAATAAAAAATGATGTGGCGATGCATGTTTCCAAATGCCGAACTTGTCAAAAAGTCAAAAGGGAAAGATTCCACAGTGGAAATGGAAGAGCATATCTATGGATTTTGTATTGGGTTTATCAAGGACTCGGACAGGTTGTGATGCTATCTGGGTGTTGTAGATCGACTGACCAAGTTAGCTCATTTTCTGCCTATTTGGATAAGTT GTATGAGGCAGGAGAAAAGAGCTTGAGAGGGCCTGAAATGATAAGTGAAACCACTgagcaaataaagaaaatccgTAGTCGAATGCTTGAGGCTCAAAGCCGTCAGAAAAGCTATGCTGACCAAAGGCAGAAGCCTTTAGAGTTTGAGGAAGGAGAACACATTTTTTTGAAGGTTACTCTGACTACTAGAATAGGAAGATCCATCAAAACTAAGAAGTTAAATCCCCGTTAG